In Nocardia sputorum, a single genomic region encodes these proteins:
- a CDS encoding DUF4334 domain-containing protein has translation MAANDLTVTDVHTAQQAWALFDRLPTARVEEITTGRWRGEELDTGHPMDGVLVASGWYGKQFDGPDSVHPLLFTSGGTVFPVDPRRVPVALAGRVPLSGVRAVRKALPVLRPALRTSKYTARLRAVEYRGVTSAAMVYDHLPIIDHFRRADEHTLFGVMDLRGMAEPYFFVLRRDIG, from the coding sequence ATGGCCGCGAACGATCTGACCGTCACGGACGTCCATACCGCGCAGCAGGCGTGGGCACTGTTCGATCGCCTCCCGACCGCGCGGGTCGAGGAGATCACGACGGGGCGCTGGCGCGGCGAGGAACTGGACACCGGTCATCCGATGGATGGCGTGCTGGTGGCTTCGGGCTGGTACGGCAAGCAGTTCGACGGTCCCGACAGCGTGCATCCGCTGCTGTTCACCTCCGGCGGCACGGTATTCCCCGTCGATCCGCGCCGCGTCCCGGTCGCATTGGCCGGGCGGGTGCCGCTGTCGGGTGTGCGTGCTGTGCGCAAGGCGCTGCCGGTCCTGCGTCCCGCGTTGCGCACCAGCAAGTACACCGCACGTCTGCGTGCGGTCGAATACCGCGGCGTGACCAGTGCCGCGATGGTCTACGACCACCTGCCGATCATCGACCACTTCCGGCGCGCCGACGAGCACACCTTGTTCGGCGTGATGGATTTGCGCGGTATGGCGGAACCGTACTTCTTCGTCCTGCGCCGGGACATCGGCTGA
- a CDS encoding DMT family transporter, translated as MTVQTAEKTRAALPRATMALIFAFILVGGALRSVEAGCQNSLKLALKNVWLCGVISYAVAFTGFAIFLTVALLVSTNRPWPTKADVRSMPRWAPFGGLLGGAAILAMISVASDVGAGTFNALIIAGQMFGALAIDHFGLMGFPRRAVSSKRIVACVMIIAGIYLMASY; from the coding sequence ATGACGGTCCAGACCGCCGAAAAGACCCGTGCCGCGCTGCCCCGCGCCACGATGGCACTCATCTTCGCGTTCATCCTGGTCGGCGGCGCACTGCGTTCCGTGGAAGCCGGCTGCCAGAACTCGCTGAAGCTGGCATTGAAGAATGTCTGGCTGTGCGGCGTGATCTCCTACGCCGTGGCATTCACCGGCTTCGCGATCTTCCTCACGGTGGCGCTGCTGGTTTCGACCAACCGGCCGTGGCCGACGAAGGCCGACGTCCGAAGCATGCCACGGTGGGCGCCGTTCGGCGGCCTGCTCGGCGGGGCCGCGATCCTGGCGATGATCTCCGTGGCTTCCGATGTGGGCGCAGGCACCTTCAATGCCTTGATCATCGCGGGACAGATGTTCGGTGCGCTCGCGATCGACCACTTCGGGCTGATGGGGTTCCCGCGGCGTGCGGTGAGTTCCAAACGCATCGTCGCCTGCGTCATGATCATCGCCGGGATCTACCTCATGGCGAGCTACTGA
- the nusB gene encoding transcription antitermination factor NusB: MADQPVDKKSTYKKLGARHKARRRAVDLLFEAEARDVDAADLLDERAELAGRDQSVAPVHPYTRTLVGGVADDLDRVDGTIESYLQDWTLARLPAVDRAILRIAVWELFHASDVPPVVAVDEAVELAKELSTDDSPSFLNGVLGQVVLVAPQVRAAAAATRAPRPEPES, encoded by the coding sequence GTGGCTGACCAGCCCGTGGACAAGAAGTCCACGTACAAGAAGCTCGGCGCGCGGCACAAGGCCCGCCGCCGCGCGGTCGACCTGCTGTTCGAGGCCGAGGCCAGGGACGTCGACGCCGCCGATCTGCTCGACGAGCGCGCCGAACTCGCCGGTCGTGATCAGTCGGTCGCGCCGGTGCACCCCTACACCCGCACCTTGGTCGGCGGCGTCGCCGACGACCTCGACCGGGTGGACGGCACCATCGAGTCCTACCTACAGGACTGGACCTTGGCGCGTCTCCCGGCCGTGGATCGCGCGATCCTGCGCATCGCGGTCTGGGAGCTGTTCCACGCGAGCGACGTCCCGCCGGTCGTCGCTGTGGACGAAGCGGTGGAACTGGCCAAGGAACTGTCCACCGACGACTCCCCGTCCTTCCTCAACGGCGTACTGGGTCAGGTCGTCCTGGTGGCACCGCAGGTGCGTGCCGCGGCGGCTGCGACTCGGGCTCCGCGCCCGGAGCCGGAGTCGTGA
- the efp gene encoding elongation factor P yields the protein MADTSDFKNGLVLKIDGQLQQIIEFQHVKPGKGPAFVRTKLKNVVSGKVVDKTFNAGVKVETANVDRRDMTYLYHDGTDYVFMDGETFDQISIAEETIGDGARFLLENMTVQVATHEGAPLYVELPVSIELVVQHTDIGLQGDRSTGGTKPATLETGAEVQVPLFINTGDKLRIDSRDGSYLGRVNA from the coding sequence GTGGCGGACACCAGCGACTTCAAGAACGGCCTTGTGCTGAAGATCGACGGTCAGCTCCAGCAGATCATCGAGTTCCAGCACGTCAAGCCGGGCAAGGGCCCCGCGTTCGTGCGGACCAAGCTGAAGAACGTCGTGTCCGGCAAGGTGGTCGACAAGACCTTCAACGCCGGCGTGAAGGTGGAGACCGCCAACGTCGACCGCCGCGACATGACCTACCTCTACCACGACGGCACCGACTACGTCTTCATGGACGGCGAGACCTTCGACCAGATCTCCATCGCCGAGGAGACCATCGGCGACGGCGCCCGCTTCCTGCTGGAGAACATGACCGTGCAGGTCGCCACGCACGAGGGCGCGCCGCTGTACGTCGAGCTCCCGGTCTCGATCGAGCTCGTGGTCCAGCACACCGACATCGGCCTGCAGGGCGACCGCTCCACCGGCGGTACCAAGCCCGCCACCCTGGAGACCGGCGCCGAGGTGCAGGTCCCGCTGTTCATCAACACCGGCGACAAGCTGCGCATCGACTCGCGCGACGGCAGCTACCTCGGCCGGGTCAACGCCTGA
- a CDS encoding SLC13 family permease: MMAVVPELVDSSVRNPPATTSGPRLSVLDRVRLALLAAGVLCVLTGLLPRDEAAANMRRIGPLLLFLAGVIVLAELTRQAKVFDAIAHRLAILGRGYYPALFGLCVLFASATTVLLNLDTTAVLIAPVMLALAAPARIPPLPLAMTTLWLANTASLLLPVSNLTNLLAADRVALTASGFAAKMWAPQLVSVAATTVCLWVWYWRRGRRETDRYLPPEPIRPTNFRERSLFFTTAGACLLFIVAIPLVGDRIGIAAALAALIALAAFAVFDRGALRWSLIPWRLFVFVVGLFLVVPTLSRLGLGDLMHALIGTDPGASGAFRAAAAGAALSNVANNLPAYTAGESVIPAQNGDQLLALLIGTNVGPVVTPWGSLATLLCLEFCRMHGVRVPMRRFVLTGAALAVVATAGAVAALLVTGS; the protein is encoded by the coding sequence ATGATGGCAGTCGTGCCCGAACTGGTCGATTCCTCTGTGCGAAACCCGCCCGCGACCACGTCCGGGCCGCGACTGAGCGTCCTGGACCGGGTCCGCCTCGCCTTGCTGGCGGCCGGTGTGCTGTGCGTGCTCACCGGGCTTCTGCCCCGCGACGAGGCCGCCGCGAACATGCGCCGCATCGGCCCGCTGTTGTTGTTTCTCGCCGGCGTCATCGTGCTGGCCGAACTCACCAGGCAGGCCAAAGTCTTCGACGCCATCGCCCATCGCCTCGCGATCCTCGGGCGCGGCTACTACCCCGCGCTGTTCGGTCTCTGCGTACTGTTCGCCTCCGCCACGACGGTCCTGCTGAACCTCGACACCACAGCCGTGCTCATCGCCCCGGTCATGCTGGCACTCGCGGCGCCTGCCCGCATTCCGCCACTGCCGCTGGCCATGACCACTCTGTGGCTGGCCAACACCGCGAGCCTGCTGCTGCCGGTCTCCAATCTCACGAATCTGCTCGCCGCCGACCGGGTGGCCCTGACCGCGTCCGGATTCGCGGCGAAGATGTGGGCGCCACAACTGGTTTCGGTCGCCGCGACGACGGTGTGCTTGTGGGTGTGGTACTGGCGGCGCGGACGCCGGGAAACCGACCGCTATCTGCCGCCCGAGCCGATCCGGCCCACGAACTTCCGAGAACGCTCGCTGTTCTTCACCACAGCGGGGGCTTGCCTGCTGTTCATCGTCGCGATACCCCTCGTCGGCGATCGGATCGGTATCGCGGCGGCACTCGCGGCGCTGATCGCGTTGGCGGCGTTCGCCGTGTTCGACCGCGGCGCCTTGCGGTGGTCACTCATCCCGTGGCGGCTGTTCGTTTTCGTGGTCGGCCTGTTTCTGGTGGTACCCACCCTGAGCCGACTCGGTCTCGGTGACTTGATGCACGCCCTGATCGGCACCGACCCGGGCGCGTCCGGCGCGTTCCGCGCCGCGGCGGCGGGTGCGGCTCTGTCCAATGTCGCGAACAACCTGCCCGCTTACACGGCCGGCGAGTCGGTGATTCCCGCGCAGAACGGCGATCAGCTCCTCGCCTTGCTGATCGGCACCAATGTCGGCCCTGTCGTCACGCCGTGGGGCTCGCTCGCCACCCTGCTGTGCTTGGAATTCTGCCGCATGCACGGTGTACGGGTCCCCATGCGGCGTTTCGTCCTGACCGGAGCCGCCCTCGCCGTGGTCGCCACCGCTGGAGCGGTCGCAGCGCTGCTGGTCACTGGCAGCTAG
- a CDS encoding DMT family transporter — MSIAIGLVFLFILVGGSLRSAEAGCQNTLMNHMKNMWLCAVISYAVALTGFSIFLALSSKSPWPTLDDVRNMPWWAPFGGLLGGAAVMGMIAVARHVGVATFSALVIVGEMVVAVIMDHFGLMGFEERSASIPRLVACGLITLAIYLMADEPAAGEPRVSVT; from the coding sequence ATGAGCATCGCCATCGGACTGGTATTTCTGTTCATCCTGGTCGGAGGCAGCCTACGGTCGGCCGAGGCCGGCTGCCAGAACACGTTGATGAACCACATGAAGAACATGTGGCTGTGCGCCGTGATCTCGTATGCCGTTGCGCTGACCGGGTTTTCGATTTTCCTCGCGCTGTCGTCGAAGAGTCCGTGGCCGACGCTCGACGACGTGCGGAACATGCCGTGGTGGGCGCCCTTCGGCGGCCTGCTGGGCGGCGCGGCGGTGATGGGAATGATCGCCGTCGCCCGTCATGTCGGAGTGGCGACGTTCAGCGCGCTGGTGATCGTAGGCGAGATGGTGGTCGCCGTGATCATGGACCACTTCGGCCTCATGGGATTCGAAGAGCGATCCGCCAGCATTCCGCGTCTGGTGGCGTGCGGGCTGATCACGCTCGCGATCTACCTGATGGCCGACGAGCCCGCGGCCGGTGAGCCCAGGGTCAGCGTCACCTGA
- a CDS encoding FAD-dependent oxidoreductase, whose product MERTTCLVVGGGPAGMILGLLLARGGVEVTVLEKHKDFLRDFRGDTVHPTTLDLLDELGLGAEFAKLPARKVDQVQLPIAGGLQTLATLKNLPGKHKYVAMVPQWDLLDLLARAAEAEPTFRLRMNTEATDLVWIDGRVGGVTYRTVDGSSGSIEADLTVACDGRGSLLRAAAGLPTRTWPTPMDVWWFRLPRTEIDPAGALPIVSAGRVAVLLDRGDYWQCATLIAKGADESARQGPVEDIMRGLAEAAPWLSDRVDALTSWDEVKLLDVRLDRLTQWYTNGLLCLGDAAHAMSPAGGVGINLAVQDAVAAAGILAPRLLSGTLGTRDLAKVQRRRRFPTVVTQGIQRLLHAFAIVPALEGRVDIARAARAPLPVRILRRVPVLRSVPPYLLARGVLPEHAPYFARR is encoded by the coding sequence ATGGAACGCACGACATGCCTGGTGGTCGGCGGGGGACCGGCCGGAATGATTCTCGGGCTGCTGCTCGCACGGGGCGGTGTCGAGGTCACGGTGCTGGAGAAGCACAAGGACTTCTTACGCGACTTCCGCGGCGACACTGTGCATCCCACGACCCTCGACCTGCTCGATGAACTGGGGCTGGGCGCCGAATTCGCGAAACTCCCCGCGCGGAAAGTGGATCAGGTGCAGCTGCCGATCGCGGGGGGCCTGCAGACACTCGCCACGTTGAAGAACCTGCCGGGCAAGCACAAGTACGTCGCCATGGTGCCGCAGTGGGATCTGCTGGATCTGCTCGCGCGGGCTGCCGAGGCCGAGCCCACCTTCCGGCTGCGGATGAACACCGAGGCCACCGACCTGGTCTGGATCGACGGCAGGGTCGGCGGCGTGACCTACCGGACCGTCGACGGTTCGAGCGGCTCGATCGAAGCCGACCTGACCGTGGCCTGCGACGGCCGCGGTTCGCTGCTGCGGGCGGCCGCGGGGCTGCCCACCCGTACCTGGCCGACGCCGATGGACGTCTGGTGGTTCCGCTTGCCGCGCACGGAGATCGACCCCGCGGGCGCGCTGCCGATCGTCAGCGCCGGGCGCGTGGCGGTTCTGCTCGACCGTGGCGATTACTGGCAGTGCGCGACGTTGATCGCCAAGGGCGCCGACGAGTCCGCCCGCCAGGGGCCGGTCGAGGACATCATGCGCGGCCTGGCCGAGGCCGCGCCCTGGCTGTCCGATCGGGTCGACGCCTTGACCAGCTGGGACGAGGTCAAGTTGCTGGATGTGCGACTCGACCGGCTGACCCAGTGGTACACCAACGGCCTGCTCTGCCTCGGGGACGCCGCGCACGCGATGTCCCCGGCCGGCGGCGTCGGCATCAACCTGGCCGTGCAGGACGCCGTGGCCGCGGCCGGAATCCTCGCTCCGCGGTTGCTGTCCGGCACGCTCGGGACCAGGGATCTGGCGAAGGTGCAACGGCGGCGGAGGTTCCCGACCGTCGTGACCCAGGGCATACAGCGACTCCTGCATGCTTTCGCGATCGTCCCTGCTCTCGAAGGGCGCGTCGACATCGCCCGTGCCGCTCGCGCGCCGCTGCCGGTCCGCATACTGCGTCGCGTTCCCGTACTACGCAGCGTGCCACCCTATTTGCTCGCTCGCGGCGTCCTGCCGGAGCACGCGCCCTACTTCGCTCGGCGCTAG
- a CDS encoding M24 family metallopeptidase has product MCADHQGHVPDYAARRGALRSLLVENGVDALLVTDLVNIRYLTGFTGSNAALLVHSWDTRVAEERTVIGTDGRYRTQVAEQVPDLRAEIARATARRIVQLAGEWQVGRVGFESHVVTVEQHRGFLEQRTGLEFVASPGLVEQLRMVKDAYEVEQLRAACAAGDAGLAALLERGGLRPGRTERQVARDLEWAMFEHGAEAVSFETIVATGANSAVPHHRPTGAVLAAGDFVKLDFGAVVGGYHSDMTRTFVLGAPTDWQREVYALVADAQRAGCDALRPGIPVADVDAASRAVIEAAGHGKLFVHGLGHGVGLRIHEAPGIAKTGTGTLLTGVAVTVEPGVYFPGRGGVRIEDTLVVREGGPELLTHTSKDLTVVD; this is encoded by the coding sequence ATGTGTGCTGATCACCAGGGTCATGTGCCGGACTACGCGGCGCGGCGTGGCGCGCTGCGCAGCCTGCTGGTGGAGAACGGGGTGGACGCCCTGCTCGTCACCGATCTGGTGAACATCAGATATCTGACCGGATTCACCGGTTCCAACGCGGCGTTGCTCGTGCACTCCTGGGACACGCGGGTCGCCGAGGAACGAACCGTGATCGGCACCGACGGCAGGTATCGGACCCAGGTCGCCGAGCAGGTGCCCGACCTGCGCGCGGAGATCGCGCGCGCCACCGCTCGGCGGATCGTGCAGCTGGCCGGGGAGTGGCAGGTCGGCCGGGTCGGTTTCGAAAGCCATGTCGTCACCGTCGAACAGCATCGCGGTTTCCTCGAACAGCGCACCGGCCTGGAGTTCGTCGCCTCGCCCGGCCTGGTCGAACAGTTGCGCATGGTCAAGGACGCCTACGAGGTGGAGCAGCTGCGCGCGGCCTGCGCGGCGGGCGACGCCGGTCTGGCCGCGCTGCTGGAGCGTGGCGGACTGCGTCCCGGTCGCACGGAGCGTCAAGTGGCCAGGGACCTGGAATGGGCCATGTTCGAGCACGGCGCCGAAGCGGTGTCGTTCGAAACCATCGTGGCCACCGGCGCGAACTCGGCTGTCCCGCATCATCGCCCGACCGGCGCCGTGCTGGCGGCGGGCGATTTCGTCAAGCTGGACTTCGGCGCGGTGGTCGGCGGCTACCACTCCGACATGACCCGCACCTTCGTGCTCGGCGCGCCGACCGACTGGCAGCGCGAGGTGTACGCGCTGGTCGCCGACGCGCAGCGGGCCGGATGCGACGCGCTGCGGCCTGGGATTCCGGTGGCCGACGTCGATGCCGCGTCGCGGGCGGTGATCGAGGCCGCGGGTCACGGCAAGTTGTTCGTGCACGGCCTCGGCCACGGGGTCGGGTTGCGGATCCACGAAGCGCCCGGAATCGCGAAAACCGGAACCGGTACACTTCTGACTGGCGTGGCGGTGACCGTCGAACCAGGTGTGTACTTTCCCGGCCGCGGCGGGGTCCGGATCGAGGACACGCTCGTGGTGCGCGAAGGGGGCCCGGAGCTGCTCACCCACACCAGCAAAGACCTGACCGTCGTCGACTGA
- a CDS encoding YciI family protein — protein sequence MNKYLVLAMRTPRFDNAVIEPHRQFLRSLDDRGQLQESGRFTDGTGGAYVIYAESLDAAREIAFTDPVHTTGSSELTIYEWEITAPN from the coding sequence GTGAACAAGTACCTCGTTCTGGCGATGCGCACCCCTCGCTTCGACAATGCCGTGATCGAGCCGCATCGGCAGTTCCTGCGGTCGCTGGACGACCGCGGGCAGCTGCAGGAGAGTGGCCGCTTCACCGACGGCACCGGCGGCGCGTACGTGATCTACGCCGAGAGCCTGGACGCCGCCCGCGAGATCGCGTTCACCGATCCCGTGCACACCACGGGCTCCTCGGAACTCACGATCTACGAGTGGGAGATCACGGCGCCGAACTGA